A stretch of the Diadema setosum chromosome 16, eeDiaSeto1, whole genome shotgun sequence genome encodes the following:
- the LOC140240101 gene encoding mitochondrial nicotinamide adenine dinucleotide transporter SLC25A51-like: protein MPSEAERKGLDSSAWEQQNLPTPSCLRLYNISTFAAASTSTSASVSMAAELSHESGQVTSSLVHKPDWVEYMSGGGAALMNITITFPLNKVLFRQQLHGIRAKKALRQINREGLRNIYRGVLPPLLQKTCSVAVMFGAYEHFSRIFRSEFPSLSPTAVLCTAALLSGSCEALLAPFERVQTLLQDHRHSGTFKNTPHALRTVYSYSIRECYRGLTAILLRNGPSNVVFFSLRGRLREALPEPTNDAGAVMNDFISGAILGAMLSTVWFPVNVVKTRMQSRVGGKFYSFVHTFREIYVERGCRWRAMFYGVHLNFTRALISWGIINASYEMLKSFCISMKL from the exons ATGCCTTCTGAGGCAGAGAGAAAAGGCTTGGACTCTAGTGCTTGGGAGCAGCAAAACTTACCCACTCCATCATGCCTGCGCCTGTACAACATCTCAACCTTTGCTGCTGCTTCCACTTCTACCTCAGCTTCAGTTTCCATGGCAGCAGAGCTGTCCCATGAATCGGGACAGGTGACATCATCTCTCGTCCACAAGCCTGACTGGGTTGAGTACATGTCAGGGGGAGGAGCTGCCCTTATGAACATTACAATTACCTTCCCCCTCAATAAG GTGCTCTTCCGTCAACAACTTCATGGCATCCGTGCCAAGAAAGCACTGCGCCAAATCAACAGGGAGGGGCTGAGGAACATCTACCGCGGCGTCTTGCCCCCGCTGCTGCAGAAGACCTGCTCTGTGGCGGTCATGTTTGGTGCCTATGAGCACTTCTCACGCATCTTCCGCAGCGAGTTCCCATCGCTCAGCCCCACCGCCGTCCTGTGCACTGCTGCACTGCTGTCAG GATCTTGCGAAGCTCTTCTTGCTCCTTTTGAGCGCGTTCAGACTCTGCTGCAGGACCACAGACACTCTGGAACATTTAAGAACACACCTCACGCTCTGCGAACTGTCTACTCTTACAGTATCAGAGAGTGCTACCGTGGTCTGACGGCCATCCTCCTCCGCAACGGGCCCAGCAATGTTGTGTTCTTCAGCCTCCGCGGGAGGCTCCGGGAAGCGCTCCCGGAGCCCACCAACGACGCCGGAGCGGTCATGAACGACTTCATCAGCGGGGCCATCCTGGGGGCCATGCTGAGCACCGTGTGGTTTCCCGTCAACGTCGTCAAGACCCGCATGCAGTCCAGGGTCGGTGGGAAGTTCTACTCCTTTGTCCACACCTTCCGGGAAATATACGTTGAGCGCGGCTGTCGCTGGCGTGCCATGTTCTATGGCGTCCACCTCAACTTCACCCGAGCCCTGATATCATGGGGCATCATCAATGCATCGTATGAAATGCTGAAATCGTTTTGCATAAGCATGAAATTGTGA
- the LOC140239978 gene encoding ADP-ribosylation factor 3-like, whose product MGAILSAIKGMVGKKEVRILMVGLDAAGKTTILYKLKLGEIVTTIPTIGFNVETVEYKNISFTVWDVGGQDKIRPLWRHYYQNTQGLIFVVDSNDRERITEAKEELHRMLSEDELREAAVLVMANKQDLPNACSVQDVTDKLGLSSLRGRKWYIQSTCATSGDGLYEGLDWLSNTLKNTK is encoded by the exons ATGGGTGCAATTCTTAGTgcgattaaagggatggttggTAAGAAGGAGGTCAGAATATTGATGGTCGGGCTGGATGCTGCAGGCAAGACCACCATTCTCTACAAGCTCAAGCTTGGAGAAATTGTTACAACCATTCCAACAATTG GTTTCAACGTGGAGACGGTGGAATACAAAAACATCAGCTTCACAGTGTGGGATGTTGGAGGGCAGGACAAGATTCGTCCGCTTTGGCGCCACTACTACCAGAACACACAAG GTCTCATATTTGTAGTTGACAGCAACGACAGAGAGCGTATCACCGAAGCCAAAGAGGAGTTACACAGAATGCTGAGTGAGGATGAACTGAGAGAGGCTGCTGTGCTAGTAATGGCCAACAAGcag GATCTCCCCAATGCCTGCTCAGTTCAGGATGTGACAGACAAACTCGGCCTGTCATCCCTGAGGGGTCGGAAGTGGTACATCCAGTCCACCTGCGCCACATCTGGAGACGGTCTCTACGAGGGATTGGACTGGCTCTCTAACACGCTCAAGAACACCAAATGA